A single genomic interval of Spinacia oleracea cultivar Varoflay chromosome 6, BTI_SOV_V1, whole genome shotgun sequence harbors:
- the LOC130463607 gene encoding ankyrin repeat-containing protein BDA1-like, with product MERKLYDAAREGSVSSLLKLLEEDPIILDRVSNLGIYAETPLHIATILGNFEFAKELLKRKPNFAFEVDLQKSTPLHLASATNNIELVTLLLSVANSGSICRCRDAYGRYPVHVAAIRGRIHVLKELLRVDHDAALVLMDQNETIFHLCVKFNQFEALKFLMIQIICDAPFLNCGDTDGNTILHLSVLDKQYERNTGIKKWGEWLRKTMIVISYLLQSKTIDVNATNAKGQTAMDILYMGLGGTIGHTLQCLHNAGAVVSNHSSYNNVLSSSSSPSPIVENNNKLLMSIRKPSLLRFLEDKQEAVMIAASLIAAAAFQAGVTPPGGIHSDTVDLLRNGTFVDVKSKHIAGTSIVAYSNPRLYTAFIVENTVGFVAALSVFLLVLTGLPQRYKFFKGFFMVSIWIAIVAIAASYFSSVITVAPPPVKDGILVFSYVVLVIAVLMWVAIILWYAGLGPRIVGIIKQKRTSTNTLIRSISLHGTTGATRRV from the exons ATGGAGAGAAAGTTGTATGATGCAGCAAGAGAGGGAAGTGTAAGTTCCTTGCTAAAGTTACTTGAAGAAGATCCAATCATTCTCGATAGGGTTTCTAATTTAGGAATATATGCTGAAACTCCCCTCCATATAGCTACTATTTTAGGTAACTTTGAGTTTGCTAAGGAACTCCTAAAAAGAAAGCCAAACTTTGCCTTTGAAGTTGATTTACAAAAATCTACCCCACTTCACCTGGCTTCTGCCACTAACAACATTGAATTAGTTACACTTCTTCTCAGCGTTGCTAACTCTGGAAGCATTTGCCGATGTCGCGACGCATATGGAAGATACCCAGTTCATGTTGCAGCTATTAGGGGTCGCATTCATGTATTGAAAGAGTTGCTCCGAGTTGATCATGATGCAGCTCTCGTGCTGATGGATCAAAATGAAACTATTTTTCATTTGTGTGTCAAATTTAATCAATTTGAAGCGCTCAAGTTTTTAATGATCCAAATTATATGTGATGCACCATTCCTTAATTGTGGAGATACTGATGGCAACACTATCCTACATCTTTCAGTTCTTGACAAACAATATGAG AGAaatacgggtattaagaaatgGGGAGAGTGGCTAAGAAAAACAATGATT GTGATCAGCTATCTACTCCAAAGCAAAACGATAGACGTGAATGCAACAAATGCAAAAGGCCAAACAGCAATGGATATCTTATACATGGGCTTGGGAGGTACAATTGGACATACTCTACAATGTCTTCATAATGCCGGAGCCGTCGTTTCGAATCATTCCTCTTACAACAACGTcctttcatcatcatcatctccaTCTCCAATTGTTGAGAACAATAATAAGCTGCTGATGAGTATAAGGAAACCTTCTTTGTTGAGGTTCTTGGAGGACAAACAAGAAGCTGTAATGATTGCAGCATCACTCATAGCAGCCGCCGCCTTCCAAGCTGGTGTAACACCCCCCGGAGGCATCCACAGCGACACCGTTGACCTCCTACGTAACGGAACATTTGTAGATGTAAAATCAAAGCATATAGCAGGGACATCCATAGTGGCCTACAGCAACCCTCGACTATACACGGCGTTCATTGTAGAAAACACGGTCGGATTTGTGGCCGCCCTCTCGGTGTTTTTGTTGGTGCTTACTGGGTTGCCTCAAAGGTACAAGTTCTTCAAAGGGTTTTTTATGGTGTCGATTTGGATTGCTATTGTAGCCATTGCCGCCAGTTACTTCTCCTCCGTAATAACCGTCGCTCCTCCACCGGTCAAAGATGGGATCCTTGTGTTCTCTTACGTGGTGTTAGTCATAGCTGTGTTGATGTGGGTTGCGATTATTTTGTGGTATGCTGGTTTAGGACCGCGCATAGTTGGGATTATCAAGCAGAAGCGTACCTCAACAAATACACTAATACGGTCAATTAGTCTCCATGGAACTACTGGTGCTACCCGTAGGGTATAA